A window of the Diospyros lotus cultivar Yz01 unplaced genomic scaffold, ASM1463336v1 superscaf1, whole genome shotgun sequence genome harbors these coding sequences:
- the LOC127792872 gene encoding protein TIFY 5A: MRRKCNLELRLVTPSAALGSPEYGDYDDDSRPGRYHHHHQQQSMLDLESGNQQKQQLTIFYNGKISFWDVTGLQARAIIMEASREMEEMRSPVTPESSPSTLDNNNNYNNIPQSPMCSPNANLSMKRSLQRFLQKRKNRLSATSPYSR, translated from the exons ATGAGGAGGAAATGTAACTTGGAACTCCGCCTCGTGACGCCATCTGCAGCCCTGGGCTCGCCAGAGTACGGCGACTACGACGACGACAGCCGCCCCGGCCgctaccaccaccaccaccagcaGCAGTCCAT GTTGGATCTGGAAAGTGGGAACCAACAGAAACAGCAGCTAACGATTTTCTACAACGGGAAGATCAGTTTTTGGGACGTTACAGGGCTTCAG GCGAGAGCCATAATAATGGAGGCGAGCagagaaatggaagaaatgaGAAGCCCAGTGACCCCAGAATCGTCGCCTTCAACATTagataataataacaattataacAATATTCCGCAGTCTCCGATGTGCAGCCCCAACGCCAACCTCTCCATGAAGAGATCTCTGCAACGCTTCCTGCAGAAGCGAAAGAACCGGCTTTCGGCTACTTCTCCTTACAGCCGCTAG